One region of Oncorhynchus nerka isolate Pitt River linkage group LG22, Oner_Uvic_2.0, whole genome shotgun sequence genomic DNA includes:
- the itprid1 gene encoding uncharacterized protein itprid1 isoform X2, whose product MAAEGATEKRANLVASKVMWSNRDDVPMSAPERSHGSDRAGICRQNNVQQWLRSHEADAKPDHTREAAAGLLKRNASSEDDLALGVEASLYGKQGVRTVQEFLRSSRSSPVLTRWNSLTSAFSAQSAPLSVMDVLNLWSDDPEEVLLDLGFGCDEPDISGRIPARFINNQSGARGINIQVFLDAQKNRMDIENPDVSNRFRQLEVLQQVTTAFSSLVGGASTDSLSESGVPALASAEAREKRKRMGMLLRRVSRKTLSQTQIQTQDSQDTNPTPHSPVAHLQQPLAGPPDRRTQLKRARQGLAESICLTPLVEEQGLASEAPEPHLVPQEGALRLEVGKEYPPLISSGIPTRKKSPGEARESFEMEEIQSFDEGSISGSYMGASDTTAVCVMRTNSCQSDSSGFLEEPFIPSITQHPSPGPELMKALSGISGGSTDSQITVKGASPPSSPLSTSLDPSPPSLSTCHPRPESPLYRPETTSPTEETPRHQDSPTPHSLLSDALEMTNSAFGARPSLMENTVTEEDGFSSACCAPCHKPDSPLRHVIIIMKTDRETEHFTLESEEAVPIGGEEKAIAEQSGNVQTGTEAVGDQDTDCYGSHEGPLMDSVALVQMKKEMEMKMEVEISSGLEGPVLGPVAVPEVVDQGSETGSVCQDRSSEDPLLGSDPNLSAVLSPASPLPPAEPLSASSPPPVHWETSGSEISEGSSSLVVQEPVPPLNQPTNPSTDLPPGPALTSPSEQVSLPSPASSPPPSPSPASCPHQPPASSFLAASSSSPTQSHSPIPNHSLSALTTTPIPSSIPNSPSAHSLTVAPSQAPTPLVPHSGAFRSGRSVSVQMPSSLPSVSHSALRRGAVPHTPSPLGPSFEPLPLTDLTFRQRRNSFSRKAWSDADVSHFAEHRNTAVAMGKADMTPETISLPSPCPSPSMSSSNRWLSRDGSQRSGSFQMKSTSLDTGLWQEEVGEEVGDEDRRWERALFSGLSCCCSCDNRCRCCSQNNRHKPSSVSAFPYSLDELEGMMHCMRKFRCVLTDIEEQLSEDQASVYSSLSDTDREEVRDVLELRKAVKQEAGELELQLTDLVHRYDDSFKMKMHRLLDEQSHLYTQLRLLPLIPTTTSTPGSASSRSMATQCCLLPWLPLTDMSRPRPSSQATWDLESRSALPDSSSMGQRLKHGSTDTKPDKLDIVGFIQRLKESIRHSVNTDSLE is encoded by the exons CATCTTTATATGGTAAACAGGGAGTGAGGACCGTCCAGGAATTTCTGAG GAGTTCCAGGTCCAGCCCAGTTCTCACCAGGTGGAACAGCTTGACCTCCGCCTTCTCAGCACAGTCGGCTCCACTCAG TGTAATGGATGTGCTGAATCTGTGGAGTGATGACCCAGAGGAGGTCCTACTAGATCTGGGCTTTGGCTGTGACGAGCCTGACATCTCTGGACGGATCCCAGCCCGCTTCATCAACAACCAGTCCGGCGCCCGGGGAATCAACATCCAGGTGTTCCTGGACGCCCAGAAGAACCGCATGGACATAGAGAACCCTGATGTCAGCA ataGGTTCAGGCAGTTGGAGGTGCTGCAGCAGGTTACCACTGCGTTCTCATCCCTGGTCGGTGGTGCGTCTACAGACTCCCTCTCCGAGAGCGGAGTTCCAGCTTTAGCTTCAGCCGAGgccagggagaagaggaagaggatgggCATGCTGCTCCGCCGGGTCTCCAGAAAAACCCTCAGCCAGACCCAAATCCAGACCCAGGACTCCCAGGACACAAACCCAACTCCCCACAGTCCCGTAGCCCACTTACAGCAGCCCCTGGCCGGCCCCCCTGACAGGCGGACCCAGCTGAAACGAGCCAGACAGGGCCTGGCTGAGAGTATATGTCTGACCCCACTGGTAGAGGAGCAAGGCCTAGCCTCGGAAGCACCAGAGCCCCACTTGGTCCCCCAGGAGGGTGCGCTCAGGCTGGAGGTGGGGAAGGAGTATCCACCCCTGATCTCCAGTGGTATTCCAACCAGAAAGAAAAGTCCTGGGGAGGCCAGGGAGTCCTTTGAGATGGAGGAG ATCCAGAGCTTTGATGAGGGCAGTATTTCTGGGAGCTACATGGGAGCATCTGACACCACAG cagtgtgtgtgatgAGGACTAACAGCTGCCAGTCTGACAGCAGTGGCTTCCTGGAAGAGCCCTTCATCCCGTCCATTACCCAGCATCCCTCACCTGGACCCGAGCTCATGAAG GCTTTGTCGGGAATATCTGGAGGCAGCACTGACAGCCAGATCACTGTAAAAGGAGCTTCACCCCCCTCGTCCCCCCTATCCACTTCCCTGgacccttcccctccttccctctccacgTGCCACCCAAGACCCGAGTCTCCTCTATACAGACCAGAGACAACAAGCCCTACAGAGGAGACACCCAGACACCAGGATTCCCCCAcaccccactccctcctctctgatGCCTTGGAGATGACTAACTCTGCGTTTGGAGCCAGGCCAAGCCTAATGGAAAACACTGTCACTGAGGAAGATGGATTCTCTTCGGCCTGCTGTGCACCTTGTCATAAGCCAGACTCTCCGTTACGGCACGTTATTATTATCATGAAAACAGATAGAGAAACAGAACACTTTACTCTGGAATCAGAGGAAGCTGTTCCaataggaggagaggaaaaggccATAGCGGAACAAAGTGGTAATgttcagacaggaacagaggctGTTGGTGATCAGGACACCGATTGTTATGGGTCACATGAAGGCCCTCTGATGGACTCGGTGGCTCTGGTGCAGAtgaagaaagagatggagatgaaGATGGAAGTAGAGATTAGTTCTGGTTTGGAAGGTCCAGTGTTGGGTCCTGTCGCTGTTCCTGAGGTGGTGGATCAAGGCTCTGAGACTGGATCTGTTTGTCAGGACCGGTCCTCTGAAGATCCTCTATTAGGATCTGACCCTAACCTCTCAGCAGTGCTAagccctgcctcccctctccccccagcagagcctctctctgcctcttctccccCCCCAGTGCACTGGGAAACAAGTGGCTCAGAGATTTCAGAGGGATCCTCAAGCTTGGTTGTCCAAGAGCCTGTCCCACCACTAAATCAACCAACAAACCCATCAACAGACCTACCTCCAGGCCCAGCTTTAACCTCACCTTCAGAGCAAGTGTCACTTCCATCCCCAGCCTCTTCCCCACCACCATCTCCGTCCCCAGCCTCATGCCCACACCAACCTCCAGCCTCATCTTTTCTGGCAGCATCCAGCTCATCTCCAACACAATCCCATTCCCCAATCCCAAACCATTCTCTATCAGCCCTAACCACAACACCAATCCCATCCTCAATTCCAAACTCACCATCAGCCCATTCCTTAACCGTAGCGCCATCTCAAGCCCCAACCCCACTCGTCCCCCACAGTGGTGCTTTCAGGTCAGGCCGATCTGTGTCTGTCCAGAtgccctcctccctgccctctgtctcccactctgcCCTCCGGAGAGGTGCTgtcccccacaccccctctccGCTCGGCCCTTCCTTCGAGCCCCTCCCCCTGACTGACCTGACGTTCCGGCAGAGGCGGAACTCCTTCTCCAGGAAGGCGTGGTCAGATGCTGATGTCTCCCACTTTGCAGAACACAGAAACACTGCGGTTGCCATGGGAAAGGCAGACATGACACCTGAGACGATATCCCTCCCGTCCCCATGCCCCTCCCCCTCCATGTCATCGTCCAATCGGTGGCTGTCTCGCGACGGTTCACAAAGATCCGGAAGTTTCCAGATGAAGTCCACCTCCTTGGACACTGGGCTGTGGCAGGAGGAAGTGGGGGAAGAAGTGGGGGATGAGGATAGACGGTGGGAACGAGCCCTGTTCTCTGGGCTttcctgctgctgctcctgtgATAACCGCTGTCGCTGCTGTTCTCAGAACAATCGCCACAAACCGTCCTCCGTTTCAGCTTTCCCT TATTCACTGGATGAGCTGGAGGGGATGATGCACTGTATGAGGAAGTTCCGCTGCGTCCTGACAGACATCGAGGAACAGCTGTCAGAAGACCAGGCCTCGGTGTACAGCTCACTCTCTGACACTGACAG agaGGAAGTGCGAGACGTCTTGGAGCTGAGGAAAGCTGTGAAACAGGAAGCTGGAGAGTTGGAACTGCAGCTCACTGACCTGGTTCATCGGTATGACGACAGCTTCAAAATG AAGATGCACAGACTACTCGATGAACAATCTCACCTCTACACCCAGCTAAGGCTCCTGCCCCTGATCCCCACAACCACATCCACCCCTGGTTCTGCCTCCTCCAGGAGCATGGCCACTCAGTGCTGCCTGCTGCCCTGGCTGCCTTTAACGGACATGTCCAGGCCACGCCCCTCATCGCAGGCCACCTGGGATTTGGAGTCTAGATCAGCTCTGCCAGATTCCAGTTCTATGGGCCAGAGGCTAAAACATGGTTCTACAGACACCAAGCCAGACAAACTGGACATTGTGGGTTTCATCCAGAGA CTGAAGGAGTCCATACGCCACTCTGTCAATACTGACTCACTGGAGTAA
- the itprid1 gene encoding uncharacterized protein itprid1 isoform X3 gives MTERDTRMAAEGATEKRANLVASKVMWSNRDDVPMSAPERSHGSDRAGICRQNNVQQWLRSHEADAKPDHTREAAAGLLKRNASSEDDLALGVEASLYGKQGVRTVQEFLRSSRSSPVLTRWNSLTSAFSAQSAPLSVMDVLNLWSDDPEEVLLDLGFGCDEPDISGRIPARFINNQSGARGINIQVFLDAQKNRMDIENPDVSNRFRQLEVLQQVTTAFSSLVGGASTDSLSESGVPALASAEAREKRKRMGMLLRRVSRKTLSQTQIQTQDSQDTNPTPHSPVAHLQQPLAGPPDRRTQLKRARQGLAESICLTPLVEEQGLASEAPEPHLVPQEGALRLEVGKEYPPLISSGIPTRKKSPGEARESFEMEEIQSFDEGSISGSYMGASDTTAVCVMRTNSCQSDSSGFLEEPFIPSITQHPSPGPELMKALSGISGGSTDSQITVKGASPPSSPLSTSLDPSPPSLSTCHPRPESPLYRPETTSPTEETPRHQDSPTPHSLLSDALEMTNSAFGARPSLMENTVTEEDGFSSACCAPCHKPDSPLRHVIIIMKTDRETEHFTLESEEAVPIGGEEKAIAEQSGNVQTGTEAVGDQDTDCYGSHEGPLMDSVALVQMKKEMEMKMEVEISSGLEGPVLGPVAVPEVVDQGSETGSVCQDRSSEDPLLGSDPNLSAVLSPASPLPPAEPLSASSPPPVHWETSGSEISEGSSSLVVQEPVPPLNQPTNPSTDLPPGPALTSPSEQVSLPSPASSPPPSPSPASCPHQPPASSFLAASSSSPTQSHSPIPNHSLSALTTTPIPSSIPNSPSAHSLTVAPSQAPTPLVPHSGAFRSGRSVSVQMPSSLPSVSHSALRRGAVPHTPSPLGPSFEPLPLTDLTFRQRRNSFSRKAWSDADVSHFAEHRNTAVAMGKADMTPETISLPSPCPSPSMSSSNRWLSRDGSQRSGSFQMKSTSLDTGLWQEEVGEEVGDEDRRWERALFSGLSCCCSCDNRCRCCSQNNRHKPSSVSAFPYSLDELEGMMHCMRKFRCVLTDIEEQLSEDQASVYSSLSDTDREEVRDVLELRKAVKQEAGELELQLTDLVHRYDDSFKMKMHRLLDEQSHLYTQLRLLPLIPTTTSTPGSASSRSMATQCCLLPWLPLTDMSRPRPSSQATWDLESRSALPDSSSMGQRLKHGSTDTKPDKLDIVGFIQRVRDL, from the exons CATCTTTATATGGTAAACAGGGAGTGAGGACCGTCCAGGAATTTCTGAG GAGTTCCAGGTCCAGCCCAGTTCTCACCAGGTGGAACAGCTTGACCTCCGCCTTCTCAGCACAGTCGGCTCCACTCAG TGTAATGGATGTGCTGAATCTGTGGAGTGATGACCCAGAGGAGGTCCTACTAGATCTGGGCTTTGGCTGTGACGAGCCTGACATCTCTGGACGGATCCCAGCCCGCTTCATCAACAACCAGTCCGGCGCCCGGGGAATCAACATCCAGGTGTTCCTGGACGCCCAGAAGAACCGCATGGACATAGAGAACCCTGATGTCAGCA ataGGTTCAGGCAGTTGGAGGTGCTGCAGCAGGTTACCACTGCGTTCTCATCCCTGGTCGGTGGTGCGTCTACAGACTCCCTCTCCGAGAGCGGAGTTCCAGCTTTAGCTTCAGCCGAGgccagggagaagaggaagaggatgggCATGCTGCTCCGCCGGGTCTCCAGAAAAACCCTCAGCCAGACCCAAATCCAGACCCAGGACTCCCAGGACACAAACCCAACTCCCCACAGTCCCGTAGCCCACTTACAGCAGCCCCTGGCCGGCCCCCCTGACAGGCGGACCCAGCTGAAACGAGCCAGACAGGGCCTGGCTGAGAGTATATGTCTGACCCCACTGGTAGAGGAGCAAGGCCTAGCCTCGGAAGCACCAGAGCCCCACTTGGTCCCCCAGGAGGGTGCGCTCAGGCTGGAGGTGGGGAAGGAGTATCCACCCCTGATCTCCAGTGGTATTCCAACCAGAAAGAAAAGTCCTGGGGAGGCCAGGGAGTCCTTTGAGATGGAGGAG ATCCAGAGCTTTGATGAGGGCAGTATTTCTGGGAGCTACATGGGAGCATCTGACACCACAG cagtgtgtgtgatgAGGACTAACAGCTGCCAGTCTGACAGCAGTGGCTTCCTGGAAGAGCCCTTCATCCCGTCCATTACCCAGCATCCCTCACCTGGACCCGAGCTCATGAAG GCTTTGTCGGGAATATCTGGAGGCAGCACTGACAGCCAGATCACTGTAAAAGGAGCTTCACCCCCCTCGTCCCCCCTATCCACTTCCCTGgacccttcccctccttccctctccacgTGCCACCCAAGACCCGAGTCTCCTCTATACAGACCAGAGACAACAAGCCCTACAGAGGAGACACCCAGACACCAGGATTCCCCCAcaccccactccctcctctctgatGCCTTGGAGATGACTAACTCTGCGTTTGGAGCCAGGCCAAGCCTAATGGAAAACACTGTCACTGAGGAAGATGGATTCTCTTCGGCCTGCTGTGCACCTTGTCATAAGCCAGACTCTCCGTTACGGCACGTTATTATTATCATGAAAACAGATAGAGAAACAGAACACTTTACTCTGGAATCAGAGGAAGCTGTTCCaataggaggagaggaaaaggccATAGCGGAACAAAGTGGTAATgttcagacaggaacagaggctGTTGGTGATCAGGACACCGATTGTTATGGGTCACATGAAGGCCCTCTGATGGACTCGGTGGCTCTGGTGCAGAtgaagaaagagatggagatgaaGATGGAAGTAGAGATTAGTTCTGGTTTGGAAGGTCCAGTGTTGGGTCCTGTCGCTGTTCCTGAGGTGGTGGATCAAGGCTCTGAGACTGGATCTGTTTGTCAGGACCGGTCCTCTGAAGATCCTCTATTAGGATCTGACCCTAACCTCTCAGCAGTGCTAagccctgcctcccctctccccccagcagagcctctctctgcctcttctccccCCCCAGTGCACTGGGAAACAAGTGGCTCAGAGATTTCAGAGGGATCCTCAAGCTTGGTTGTCCAAGAGCCTGTCCCACCACTAAATCAACCAACAAACCCATCAACAGACCTACCTCCAGGCCCAGCTTTAACCTCACCTTCAGAGCAAGTGTCACTTCCATCCCCAGCCTCTTCCCCACCACCATCTCCGTCCCCAGCCTCATGCCCACACCAACCTCCAGCCTCATCTTTTCTGGCAGCATCCAGCTCATCTCCAACACAATCCCATTCCCCAATCCCAAACCATTCTCTATCAGCCCTAACCACAACACCAATCCCATCCTCAATTCCAAACTCACCATCAGCCCATTCCTTAACCGTAGCGCCATCTCAAGCCCCAACCCCACTCGTCCCCCACAGTGGTGCTTTCAGGTCAGGCCGATCTGTGTCTGTCCAGAtgccctcctccctgccctctgtctcccactctgcCCTCCGGAGAGGTGCTgtcccccacaccccctctccGCTCGGCCCTTCCTTCGAGCCCCTCCCCCTGACTGACCTGACGTTCCGGCAGAGGCGGAACTCCTTCTCCAGGAAGGCGTGGTCAGATGCTGATGTCTCCCACTTTGCAGAACACAGAAACACTGCGGTTGCCATGGGAAAGGCAGACATGACACCTGAGACGATATCCCTCCCGTCCCCATGCCCCTCCCCCTCCATGTCATCGTCCAATCGGTGGCTGTCTCGCGACGGTTCACAAAGATCCGGAAGTTTCCAGATGAAGTCCACCTCCTTGGACACTGGGCTGTGGCAGGAGGAAGTGGGGGAAGAAGTGGGGGATGAGGATAGACGGTGGGAACGAGCCCTGTTCTCTGGGCTttcctgctgctgctcctgtgATAACCGCTGTCGCTGCTGTTCTCAGAACAATCGCCACAAACCGTCCTCCGTTTCAGCTTTCCCT TATTCACTGGATGAGCTGGAGGGGATGATGCACTGTATGAGGAAGTTCCGCTGCGTCCTGACAGACATCGAGGAACAGCTGTCAGAAGACCAGGCCTCGGTGTACAGCTCACTCTCTGACACTGACAG agaGGAAGTGCGAGACGTCTTGGAGCTGAGGAAAGCTGTGAAACAGGAAGCTGGAGAGTTGGAACTGCAGCTCACTGACCTGGTTCATCGGTATGACGACAGCTTCAAAATG AAGATGCACAGACTACTCGATGAACAATCTCACCTCTACACCCAGCTAAGGCTCCTGCCCCTGATCCCCACAACCACATCCACCCCTGGTTCTGCCTCCTCCAGGAGCATGGCCACTCAGTGCTGCCTGCTGCCCTGGCTGCCTTTAACGGACATGTCCAGGCCACGCCCCTCATCGCAGGCCACCTGGGATTTGGAGTCTAGATCAGCTCTGCCAGATTCCAGTTCTATGGGCCAGAGGCTAAAACATGGTTCTACAGACACCAAGCCAGACAAACTGGACATTGTGGGTTTCATCCAGAGAGTAAGGGACCTTTGA
- the itprid1 gene encoding uncharacterized protein itprid1 isoform X1 codes for MTERDTRMAAEGATEKRANLVASKVMWSNRDDVPMSAPERSHGSDRAGICRQNNVQQWLRSHEADAKPDHTREAAAGLLKRNASSEDDLALGVEASLYGKQGVRTVQEFLRSSRSSPVLTRWNSLTSAFSAQSAPLSVMDVLNLWSDDPEEVLLDLGFGCDEPDISGRIPARFINNQSGARGINIQVFLDAQKNRMDIENPDVSNRFRQLEVLQQVTTAFSSLVGGASTDSLSESGVPALASAEAREKRKRMGMLLRRVSRKTLSQTQIQTQDSQDTNPTPHSPVAHLQQPLAGPPDRRTQLKRARQGLAESICLTPLVEEQGLASEAPEPHLVPQEGALRLEVGKEYPPLISSGIPTRKKSPGEARESFEMEEIQSFDEGSISGSYMGASDTTAVCVMRTNSCQSDSSGFLEEPFIPSITQHPSPGPELMKALSGISGGSTDSQITVKGASPPSSPLSTSLDPSPPSLSTCHPRPESPLYRPETTSPTEETPRHQDSPTPHSLLSDALEMTNSAFGARPSLMENTVTEEDGFSSACCAPCHKPDSPLRHVIIIMKTDRETEHFTLESEEAVPIGGEEKAIAEQSGNVQTGTEAVGDQDTDCYGSHEGPLMDSVALVQMKKEMEMKMEVEISSGLEGPVLGPVAVPEVVDQGSETGSVCQDRSSEDPLLGSDPNLSAVLSPASPLPPAEPLSASSPPPVHWETSGSEISEGSSSLVVQEPVPPLNQPTNPSTDLPPGPALTSPSEQVSLPSPASSPPPSPSPASCPHQPPASSFLAASSSSPTQSHSPIPNHSLSALTTTPIPSSIPNSPSAHSLTVAPSQAPTPLVPHSGAFRSGRSVSVQMPSSLPSVSHSALRRGAVPHTPSPLGPSFEPLPLTDLTFRQRRNSFSRKAWSDADVSHFAEHRNTAVAMGKADMTPETISLPSPCPSPSMSSSNRWLSRDGSQRSGSFQMKSTSLDTGLWQEEVGEEVGDEDRRWERALFSGLSCCCSCDNRCRCCSQNNRHKPSSVSAFPYSLDELEGMMHCMRKFRCVLTDIEEQLSEDQASVYSSLSDTDREEVRDVLELRKAVKQEAGELELQLTDLVHRYDDSFKMKMHRLLDEQSHLYTQLRLLPLIPTTTSTPGSASSRSMATQCCLLPWLPLTDMSRPRPSSQATWDLESRSALPDSSSMGQRLKHGSTDTKPDKLDIVGFIQRLKESIRHSVNTDSLE; via the exons CATCTTTATATGGTAAACAGGGAGTGAGGACCGTCCAGGAATTTCTGAG GAGTTCCAGGTCCAGCCCAGTTCTCACCAGGTGGAACAGCTTGACCTCCGCCTTCTCAGCACAGTCGGCTCCACTCAG TGTAATGGATGTGCTGAATCTGTGGAGTGATGACCCAGAGGAGGTCCTACTAGATCTGGGCTTTGGCTGTGACGAGCCTGACATCTCTGGACGGATCCCAGCCCGCTTCATCAACAACCAGTCCGGCGCCCGGGGAATCAACATCCAGGTGTTCCTGGACGCCCAGAAGAACCGCATGGACATAGAGAACCCTGATGTCAGCA ataGGTTCAGGCAGTTGGAGGTGCTGCAGCAGGTTACCACTGCGTTCTCATCCCTGGTCGGTGGTGCGTCTACAGACTCCCTCTCCGAGAGCGGAGTTCCAGCTTTAGCTTCAGCCGAGgccagggagaagaggaagaggatgggCATGCTGCTCCGCCGGGTCTCCAGAAAAACCCTCAGCCAGACCCAAATCCAGACCCAGGACTCCCAGGACACAAACCCAACTCCCCACAGTCCCGTAGCCCACTTACAGCAGCCCCTGGCCGGCCCCCCTGACAGGCGGACCCAGCTGAAACGAGCCAGACAGGGCCTGGCTGAGAGTATATGTCTGACCCCACTGGTAGAGGAGCAAGGCCTAGCCTCGGAAGCACCAGAGCCCCACTTGGTCCCCCAGGAGGGTGCGCTCAGGCTGGAGGTGGGGAAGGAGTATCCACCCCTGATCTCCAGTGGTATTCCAACCAGAAAGAAAAGTCCTGGGGAGGCCAGGGAGTCCTTTGAGATGGAGGAG ATCCAGAGCTTTGATGAGGGCAGTATTTCTGGGAGCTACATGGGAGCATCTGACACCACAG cagtgtgtgtgatgAGGACTAACAGCTGCCAGTCTGACAGCAGTGGCTTCCTGGAAGAGCCCTTCATCCCGTCCATTACCCAGCATCCCTCACCTGGACCCGAGCTCATGAAG GCTTTGTCGGGAATATCTGGAGGCAGCACTGACAGCCAGATCACTGTAAAAGGAGCTTCACCCCCCTCGTCCCCCCTATCCACTTCCCTGgacccttcccctccttccctctccacgTGCCACCCAAGACCCGAGTCTCCTCTATACAGACCAGAGACAACAAGCCCTACAGAGGAGACACCCAGACACCAGGATTCCCCCAcaccccactccctcctctctgatGCCTTGGAGATGACTAACTCTGCGTTTGGAGCCAGGCCAAGCCTAATGGAAAACACTGTCACTGAGGAAGATGGATTCTCTTCGGCCTGCTGTGCACCTTGTCATAAGCCAGACTCTCCGTTACGGCACGTTATTATTATCATGAAAACAGATAGAGAAACAGAACACTTTACTCTGGAATCAGAGGAAGCTGTTCCaataggaggagaggaaaaggccATAGCGGAACAAAGTGGTAATgttcagacaggaacagaggctGTTGGTGATCAGGACACCGATTGTTATGGGTCACATGAAGGCCCTCTGATGGACTCGGTGGCTCTGGTGCAGAtgaagaaagagatggagatgaaGATGGAAGTAGAGATTAGTTCTGGTTTGGAAGGTCCAGTGTTGGGTCCTGTCGCTGTTCCTGAGGTGGTGGATCAAGGCTCTGAGACTGGATCTGTTTGTCAGGACCGGTCCTCTGAAGATCCTCTATTAGGATCTGACCCTAACCTCTCAGCAGTGCTAagccctgcctcccctctccccccagcagagcctctctctgcctcttctccccCCCCAGTGCACTGGGAAACAAGTGGCTCAGAGATTTCAGAGGGATCCTCAAGCTTGGTTGTCCAAGAGCCTGTCCCACCACTAAATCAACCAACAAACCCATCAACAGACCTACCTCCAGGCCCAGCTTTAACCTCACCTTCAGAGCAAGTGTCACTTCCATCCCCAGCCTCTTCCCCACCACCATCTCCGTCCCCAGCCTCATGCCCACACCAACCTCCAGCCTCATCTTTTCTGGCAGCATCCAGCTCATCTCCAACACAATCCCATTCCCCAATCCCAAACCATTCTCTATCAGCCCTAACCACAACACCAATCCCATCCTCAATTCCAAACTCACCATCAGCCCATTCCTTAACCGTAGCGCCATCTCAAGCCCCAACCCCACTCGTCCCCCACAGTGGTGCTTTCAGGTCAGGCCGATCTGTGTCTGTCCAGAtgccctcctccctgccctctgtctcccactctgcCCTCCGGAGAGGTGCTgtcccccacaccccctctccGCTCGGCCCTTCCTTCGAGCCCCTCCCCCTGACTGACCTGACGTTCCGGCAGAGGCGGAACTCCTTCTCCAGGAAGGCGTGGTCAGATGCTGATGTCTCCCACTTTGCAGAACACAGAAACACTGCGGTTGCCATGGGAAAGGCAGACATGACACCTGAGACGATATCCCTCCCGTCCCCATGCCCCTCCCCCTCCATGTCATCGTCCAATCGGTGGCTGTCTCGCGACGGTTCACAAAGATCCGGAAGTTTCCAGATGAAGTCCACCTCCTTGGACACTGGGCTGTGGCAGGAGGAAGTGGGGGAAGAAGTGGGGGATGAGGATAGACGGTGGGAACGAGCCCTGTTCTCTGGGCTttcctgctgctgctcctgtgATAACCGCTGTCGCTGCTGTTCTCAGAACAATCGCCACAAACCGTCCTCCGTTTCAGCTTTCCCT TATTCACTGGATGAGCTGGAGGGGATGATGCACTGTATGAGGAAGTTCCGCTGCGTCCTGACAGACATCGAGGAACAGCTGTCAGAAGACCAGGCCTCGGTGTACAGCTCACTCTCTGACACTGACAG agaGGAAGTGCGAGACGTCTTGGAGCTGAGGAAAGCTGTGAAACAGGAAGCTGGAGAGTTGGAACTGCAGCTCACTGACCTGGTTCATCGGTATGACGACAGCTTCAAAATG AAGATGCACAGACTACTCGATGAACAATCTCACCTCTACACCCAGCTAAGGCTCCTGCCCCTGATCCCCACAACCACATCCACCCCTGGTTCTGCCTCCTCCAGGAGCATGGCCACTCAGTGCTGCCTGCTGCCCTGGCTGCCTTTAACGGACATGTCCAGGCCACGCCCCTCATCGCAGGCCACCTGGGATTTGGAGTCTAGATCAGCTCTGCCAGATTCCAGTTCTATGGGCCAGAGGCTAAAACATGGTTCTACAGACACCAAGCCAGACAAACTGGACATTGTGGGTTTCATCCAGAGA CTGAAGGAGTCCATACGCCACTCTGTCAATACTGACTCACTGGAGTAA